In a single window of the Nicotiana tomentosiformis chromosome 8, ASM39032v3, whole genome shotgun sequence genome:
- the LOC138897847 gene encoding uncharacterized protein has product MTDCIREAAREVLEVSKGYYWGHRGDWWWNDVVQGKVKAKKTSYLTLVESTDEEHRRANRVRYKEARKEAKLAVTEAKTAAFGRLYEELKGKSEDEKLFRLAKARERKARYLNQVRCIKDGEGRVLKKESQIKYR; this is encoded by the coding sequence ATGACAGACTGTATAAGGGAGgcggcgagagaggtgttagaggTCTCGAAGGGCTATTATTGGGGGCACCGAggtgactggtggtggaatgatgtggtccaaggtaaagtgaaaGCAAAGAAAACGTCGTATCTTACGTTAGTGGAGAGCACCGATGAGGAGCATAGGAGAGCAAACAGAGTAAGGTATAAGGAAGCTAGGAAGGAGGCGAAATTAGcagtcacagaggctaagactgctgCGTTTGGTCGGTTGTATGAGGAACTGAAGGGAAAAAGTGAGGACGAGAAGTTATTTCGGCTAGCCAAagcgagagagaggaaggctcgttACCTGAATCAGGTAAGGTGCATCAAAGACGGGGAAGGTAGAGTATTGAAGAAAGAGTCCCAGATTAAGTATAGATGA